In Aulosira sp. FACHB-615, the following are encoded in one genomic region:
- a CDS encoding tetratricopeptide repeat protein: MKPDTMQKFIITGNQFNLTILRVGLIVSIAGLLSGIPEATAINSQLQVIAQNSLVSATPQANSTDDLLQLGIKQLREYKLREAEKTFQQVLLQRRQENDAAGTAIVLNYLGEVYSLLSEPTQALKFSQEALTIAQKLNNRSQEAAALDNIGNACSRFKQYSKALDNFQKALIIWREIKDIKGEAGSLSNIGAVYINQGYFSQAVEVLERSLSIRRQLKDSFNEPETIALLGLSHYTLGNIDKSFEMLNQALKLSRQVKNPKAESIALMSAGTVHIFSRQLDKQIEYMQPALVLARQSGNVLEEMKLLAYIADAYNQLKNPKKAVEYSQQSLEIAQKGLAIYQKQKNPAEEAQIFLNIASIYNKQQQYDKALASYQQALKIFRQLKQRELELEAISQVADIYNQQKKFDQAVDFHQQALIIFKELNNLPAQLGLLASVALAYDNLQQYPKAIDYYQQGLSIAQVNKLPLYKGIILYGMCNLYYDWKKYKEASDSCEQALAIFDKIKRPEEELINIRDYIGLLYESQQNYSQAESYYQQVLKRRQVLYGSESIEIVKNIKTLGYLYNNQGKYREALPYFQRALALQEKHLGQENIEVVNSLNQLTSLYIKLVNYPEALKVGQRALTIIQKLRGLEHPDVASSLNNLANIYTGLGNYQEALQLYQRALTIAEKNLKKDFWDDFNLAVQLNNLASAYRDLGNYDEAEKTWLSALKIREQLYQNALTAQLSEHAYRINSLAGVVAGSLNNLANLYQDKGNYTESLKLHQRALSLNEKAFGKEHPDVALSMNNLASAYKDLGRYKEALSLTKTALAINEKILGAEHPQVASNLNNLANIYLAQGKYTEAQVLFQRALAIREKVFGNEHPLVAISVNNLGGLYSTQGNYQQAMILYKRALEIRQKIFGEEHPDIASSLNNLASVYQDQGKYQEALSLHQRALAIREKRLGSEHPDVANSLNNLAEIYVTQAKYQQAIGLHQRALTINNKVFGIENINSARNLSNLASTYNDLGKYKEALTLFKSALAIREKILGSEHPDVANTLNSLSLFYAEQGNYVEAKKLSQRALYIQEKAFGTEHPDVATSLNNLAEIYKSLADYKQTLELHQRAKAINEKVFGKEHPQIAYSLNNLAGTYLVQGNYPEALKLYQEALEINKKEFNDEHPLVAQSLQNLANLYSDLGNDKEAEALYEQALRINKKVFGSNHPMVATISSNLANTYYHLEKTTEAETETKRALKIREQVFGVNHPDVALSLNNLANLYNNQGEYKESLQLLQRSLAIWEKVYGTNHPQVALNLSNQGWTYFLLGNNQKALELLQKSLSMTESVFGSQHPGVAKDLRLQAYVYHAQGDINRAIEVRNRSLDISDRNLNIILGIGSERQKQNYMMALVNESTDITVSLHLQSAPNNPEAAKLALTAILRRKGRILDVLSDNRSWLQQNLTPENQKLFDELTTISSQLARLTYTESSNFGQEFAKLQAEYDKLEAELSKRSSEFRTVTQITTIESVQKLIPADAALVEFTLYQPLINPKAGKKSDRYGKPHYAAYILTSQGAPQWVDLGEAEAIDQEITEFGDILQSKSRDVKPIARRLDTKLMQPIRKLLGDKRKLLVSPDSQLNLIPFAALVDENNRYLVENYTINYLTTGRDLLRLSNQAPSRQTPVVMANIDFGNAASNLSVSEKGDRQAKPSSEFDRLKFSPLPGTKEEAEAITPLLKDVKLLTGNQATENTLKQLQSPSILHIATHGFFLTDKKIDFPDTLDLAVGNRGIIVKPGSNRQANKNLENPLLRSGIALAGFNNRRSGDEDGVLTALEASSLNLSGTKLVVLSACQTGVGKATNGEGVYGLRRAFVMAGTQSQLISLWNVDDLGTKELMVKYYQQLIQNEGRSEALRQTQLEMLNSQKYQHPFYWAAFIPSGDWTPAKF, encoded by the coding sequence ATGAAACCAGATACAATGCAAAAATTTATCATCACAGGTAATCAATTTAATCTTACAATATTGAGAGTTGGATTAATTGTTAGTATTGCCGGATTATTAAGTGGGATACCAGAAGCTACAGCAATTAATTCTCAGCTACAAGTTATTGCTCAAAATTCACTTGTAAGTGCCACTCCTCAAGCCAATTCAACTGATGATTTATTGCAGTTAGGCATCAAACAGCTACGCGAATATAAACTTAGAGAAGCAGAAAAAACCTTTCAACAAGTATTATTGCAAAGACGACAAGAAAATGATGCGGCTGGAACTGCTATTGTTCTTAATTATCTGGGTGAAGTTTATAGTTTATTAAGTGAACCAACACAGGCTTTAAAATTTTCTCAAGAAGCATTGACTATTGCTCAAAAATTAAATAATCGTTCACAAGAAGCAGCAGCTTTAGATAATATTGGTAATGCTTGCAGTAGATTTAAACAATATTCTAAAGCGTTGGATAATTTTCAAAAAGCTTTGATTATTTGGCGAGAAATTAAAGATATTAAGGGTGAGGCAGGTAGTTTAAGTAATATTGGTGCAGTTTATATAAATCAAGGTTACTTTTCTCAGGCTGTAGAAGTTTTAGAGCGATCACTATCTATTCGACGACAACTTAAAGATAGTTTTAACGAACCAGAAACAATCGCTTTATTGGGTTTAAGCCATTATACATTAGGTAACATTGACAAAAGTTTTGAAATGTTAAATCAGGCTTTAAAGCTTAGTCGTCAGGTAAAAAATCCTAAAGCTGAAAGTATTGCACTAATGTCAGCAGGAACTGTGCATATTTTTTCAAGACAACTTGACAAACAAATAGAGTATATGCAGCCAGCACTTGTACTCGCTAGACAAAGCGGTAATGTATTGGAAGAAATGAAACTTCTTGCTTATATTGCAGATGCTTATAATCAGTTAAAAAATCCTAAAAAAGCAGTTGAATATAGTCAGCAATCTTTAGAAATAGCTCAGAAAGGATTAGCTATTTATCAAAAACAAAAAAATCCTGCTGAAGAAGCCCAAATATTTCTTAATATTGCATCAATTTACAATAAGCAGCAACAATATGATAAAGCCTTAGCATCATATCAGCAAGCTTTAAAAATTTTCCGACAACTCAAGCAGCGAGAATTAGAATTAGAAGCTATCAGTCAGGTAGCTGATATTTATAACCAGCAGAAAAAATTTGATCAAGCTGTAGATTTCCACCAGCAAGCACTGATAATTTTTAAAGAACTCAATAATCTACCAGCACAATTAGGTTTGCTTGCGTCAGTAGCACTGGCTTACGACAATCTACAGCAATATCCAAAAGCTATTGATTACTATCAGCAAGGTTTATCAATTGCTCAAGTAAATAAATTACCTTTATATAAAGGTATTATTCTTTATGGAATGTGTAATCTTTACTATGATTGGAAAAAATATAAAGAAGCAAGTGATAGTTGTGAGCAAGCTTTAGCTATTTTTGATAAAATCAAAAGACCAGAGGAAGAATTGATTAATATTAGAGACTACATAGGATTATTATATGAAAGCCAACAAAATTATTCTCAAGCAGAATCATATTATCAACAAGTACTCAAACGTCGGCAGGTTTTATATGGTTCAGAGAGTATTGAAATAGTAAAAAATATTAAAACATTAGGTTATCTATACAACAATCAAGGTAAGTATCGAGAAGCTTTACCATATTTTCAACGCGCTCTAGCACTTCAAGAAAAGCATCTTGGTCAAGAAAATATAGAGGTTGTTAACAGTTTGAATCAATTGACCAGTCTTTATATTAAATTGGTTAATTATCCAGAAGCACTAAAAGTTGGTCAACGCGCTCTTACCATTATTCAAAAACTTCGGGGTTTAGAACATCCAGATGTTGCTTCTTCCTTAAATAATTTAGCTAATATATACACTGGGTTAGGAAATTATCAAGAAGCATTACAACTTTATCAACGTGCCTTAACAATCGCAGAAAAAAATTTAAAGAAAGACTTTTGGGATGATTTTAACCTAGCAGTTCAGCTTAATAACCTAGCGTCAGCTTATAGAGACTTAGGTAATTATGATGAAGCTGAGAAAACTTGGCTAAGTGCTTTAAAAATCCGCGAACAGCTATACCAAAATGCACTAACTGCTCAACTGAGCGAACATGCCTATAGAATTAACTCTCTAGCTGGTGTGGTAGCTGGTAGTCTTAATAATTTAGCTAACTTATATCAAGATAAAGGAAATTATACTGAATCCCTCAAACTTCATCAACGTGCTTTATCTCTTAATGAAAAAGCATTTGGTAAAGAACATCCAGATGTTGCTTTAAGTATGAATAATCTCGCTTCTGCGTATAAAGATTTAGGAAGATATAAAGAAGCACTATCCCTAACAAAAACCGCTTTAGCTATTAATGAGAAAATTCTGGGGGCGGAGCATCCTCAAGTGGCTTCCAACCTCAACAATTTAGCCAATATCTACTTAGCACAGGGAAAATATACAGAAGCGCAAGTTTTATTTCAACGTGCTTTAGCCATTCGTGAAAAAGTATTTGGTAATGAACATCCATTAGTTGCAATTAGTGTAAATAATCTTGGTGGGCTGTATAGTACGCAAGGTAATTATCAGCAAGCAATGATTCTATATAAGCGTGCTTTGGAAATTCGTCAGAAAATATTTGGTGAGGAACATCCAGATATTGCTAGTAGCTTGAATAATTTGGCTAGTGTATATCAAGACCAAGGTAAATATCAAGAAGCCCTTTCTTTACATCAACGTGCTTTAGCTATTCGAGAAAAACGATTAGGCTCCGAACATCCAGATGTTGCTAATAGCCTAAATAATTTAGCAGAGATATACGTTACACAGGCAAAATATCAACAAGCAATAGGCTTACATCAACGCGCTCTCACTATCAACAATAAAGTATTTGGTATCGAAAATATTAACAGTGCCAGAAATCTTAGTAATTTGGCTAGTACTTACAATGACTTGGGTAAGTATAAAGAAGCCCTTACTTTATTTAAAAGTGCTTTAGCCATACGAGAAAAAATATTAGGTTCTGAACATCCCGATGTTGCTAATACTCTTAACAGCTTAAGTCTATTCTACGCAGAGCAAGGTAATTATGTAGAGGCAAAAAAACTTAGCCAACGCGCTTTATATATTCAAGAAAAAGCATTTGGTACAGAACATCCTGATGTTGCCACAAGCCTCAATAATCTAGCTGAAATCTACAAAAGCTTGGCTGATTATAAGCAAACTCTAGAATTACACCAACGCGCTAAAGCAATTAACGAAAAGGTATTTGGTAAAGAACATCCTCAGATAGCATATAGCCTCAATAATCTAGCTGGTACGTACTTAGTTCAAGGGAATTATCCAGAAGCACTAAAGTTATATCAAGAAGCTTTAGAAATTAACAAAAAAGAATTTAATGATGAGCATCCTTTGGTTGCTCAATCACTTCAGAATTTGGCTAACTTATATAGTGACTTGGGGAATGATAAAGAGGCTGAAGCTTTATATGAACAAGCTTTAAGAATCAACAAAAAGGTATTTGGCAGCAATCATCCGATGGTTGCGACAATCTCTAGCAATCTTGCAAATACCTATTATCACCTCGAAAAGACGACTGAGGCAGAAACAGAAACGAAACGTGCTTTAAAAATCCGAGAACAGGTATTTGGAGTAAATCATCCTGATGTGGCTCTTAGTCTCAATAATTTAGCTAATTTGTATAATAACCAAGGCGAGTATAAAGAATCTCTTCAACTTTTACAACGTTCTTTAGCTATTTGGGAAAAAGTATATGGTACTAATCATCCCCAAGTTGCACTAAATTTAAGTAACCAAGGTTGGACTTATTTTCTTTTAGGAAATAATCAAAAAGCACTTGAACTATTGCAAAAATCCCTTTCGATGACAGAAAGTGTTTTTGGCTCCCAACATCCTGGTGTTGCTAAAGATTTGAGATTACAAGCTTACGTGTACCATGCTCAAGGTGATATAAACCGTGCCATTGAAGTGAGAAATCGCAGTTTAGATATTAGCGATCGCAACCTCAATATTATTCTTGGTATCGGTTCAGAACGCCAAAAACAAAACTATATGATGGCGTTAGTTAATGAGTCAACCGACATTACAGTTTCCTTACACCTCCAGTCAGCACCCAATAATCCCGAAGCTGCAAAACTAGCTCTCACCGCAATTCTTCGCCGGAAAGGACGCATACTTGATGTTCTCAGCGATAATCGTAGCTGGTTACAACAAAACCTTACTCCAGAAAACCAAAAATTATTTGACGAACTCACAACCATCAGTTCCCAACTGGCAAGACTCACGTACACTGAATCTAGTAACTTTGGTCAAGAATTTGCAAAACTCCAGGCTGAGTATGACAAATTAGAAGCAGAACTCTCTAAACGTAGCAGCGAATTTCGCACTGTCACTCAAATCACCACAATTGAATCAGTGCAAAAATTAATACCTGCTGATGCAGCTTTAGTAGAATTTACGCTGTATCAACCCTTAATCAATCCCAAAGCTGGAAAAAAGAGCGATCGCTATGGTAAACCCCATTATGCTGCATATATCCTGACATCCCAAGGCGCACCACAATGGGTAGATTTAGGGGAAGCGGAAGCGATTGATCAAGAAATTACTGAATTTGGTGACATCCTGCAAAGTAAATCCCGCGATGTTAAACCAATTGCGCGTCGCTTGGATACCAAACTCATGCAACCTATCCGCAAACTATTGGGAGATAAGCGAAAACTGCTAGTTTCTCCCGACAGCCAGCTGAATCTAATTCCCTTCGCTGCGCTGGTAGATGAAAATAACCGCTATTTGGTAGAAAATTATACTATTAATTATTTAACAACAGGGCGTGACTTACTGCGCTTATCAAATCAAGCACCCAGCCGTCAAACCCCTGTGGTAATGGCAAATATTGATTTTGGTAATGCTGCAAGTAACTTATCTGTGTCAGAAAAAGGCGATCGCCAAGCAAAACCTTCCTCGGAATTTGACAGACTAAAATTCTCACCCTTACCAGGAACAAAGGAAGAAGCCGAAGCCATTACCCCCTTATTAAAAGATGTCAAACTCCTAACAGGTAACCAAGCCACAGAAAATACTCTCAAACAATTACAGTCACCTAGTATCTTACATATCGCTACTCACGGGTTCTTTCTCACCGATAAAAAAATAGACTTTCCAGATACTCTTGATTTAGCTGTGGGAAATCGTGGAATTATAGTTAAACCTGGTTCCAATCGTCAGGCGAATAAGAATCTTGAAAATCCCCTCTTACGTTCTGGTATTGCGTTAGCTGGATTTAACAACCGTCGCAGTGGTGATGAAGATGGTGTACTGACAGCCTTAGAAGCATCTTCCCTAAATTTATCGGGTACTAAATTAGTTGTACTTTCCGCCTGTCAAACTGGTGTGGGTAAAGCCACCAATGGCGAAGGGGTATATGGTTTGCGTCGTGCTTTTGTGATGGCTGGTACCCAAAGTCAGTTAATTAGTCTCTGGAATGTTGATGATTTGGGAACTAAAGAACTAATGGTGAAATATTACCAGCAACTAATCCAAAATGAAGGACGTTCTGAAGCTTTGCGACAGACACAATTAGAAATGTTGAATTCCCAAAAATACCAACATCCATTTTACTGGGCTGCTTTCATCCCTTCTGGTGATTGGACTCCTGCTAAATTTTAG